From the Microcoleus sp. bin38.metabat.b11b12b14.051 genome, one window contains:
- the aroF gene encoding 3-deoxy-7-phosphoheptulonate synthase produces MIIVMKAGTPAAEIDRLDEELRTNWGLTPEKIVGRYKTVMGLVGDTVELEPMQLREMSTWIEEVLRVEKPYKRASLEYRQGEPTEVPVATPLGTVMIGLNHPIAVVAGPCSVENEEMIVETAMRVKAAGAQFLRGGAYKPRTSPYAFQGHGESALGLLAAAREASGLGIITEVMDAADLSAIVEVADVIQVGARNMQNFSLLKKVGAQDKPILLKRGISATIEEWLMAAEYIMAAGNPNVILCERGIRGYDRQYTRNTLDLSAVPVLRTLTHLPIMVDPSHGTGWAQFVPSMAFASIASGTDSLMIEVHPNPKKALSDGPQSLTPDQFDKLMEELAVIGKVMKRWPQPVPVLA; encoded by the coding sequence ATGATTATTGTCATGAAAGCCGGCACTCCAGCAGCCGAGATCGATCGACTAGACGAAGAACTCCGCACTAACTGGGGTTTGACACCAGAAAAAATCGTCGGGCGTTACAAAACCGTCATGGGTTTAGTCGGCGATACTGTCGAGCTCGAACCCATGCAACTCCGCGAAATGAGCACCTGGATTGAGGAAGTGCTGCGCGTCGAAAAACCCTACAAACGCGCTTCTCTGGAATACCGCCAAGGAGAACCCACCGAAGTACCCGTCGCTACTCCATTGGGAACTGTGATGATTGGTCTAAATCATCCGATCGCAGTCGTAGCAGGCCCTTGCTCGGTCGAAAACGAAGAAATGATTGTTGAGACGGCAATGCGCGTCAAAGCTGCTGGCGCTCAATTTTTGCGCGGTGGAGCCTACAAACCGAGAACTTCTCCCTATGCTTTCCAAGGACACGGCGAGAGTGCTTTGGGACTGCTGGCGGCGGCGCGGGAAGCTAGCGGTTTGGGAATTATTACCGAAGTTATGGATGCGGCGGACTTAAGTGCGATCGTAGAAGTAGCCGACGTAATCCAAGTCGGAGCACGCAATATGCAGAACTTCTCGCTGTTGAAGAAAGTCGGAGCTCAAGACAAACCGATTTTGCTGAAGCGCGGCATTTCCGCCACCATTGAAGAATGGTTGATGGCTGCTGAGTATATCATGGCTGCGGGCAATCCGAACGTGATTTTGTGCGAGCGCGGAATTCGCGGGTATGACAGGCAGTATACGCGGAATACGCTAGATTTGTCGGCGGTTCCAGTGCTGCGAACCCTGACTCACTTACCAATTATGGTTGACCCCAGTCACGGGACTGGTTGGGCGCAGTTTGTGCCTTCGATGGCGTTTGCGTCGATCGCCTCCGGTACAGATTCGCTGATGATAGAAGTGCACCCGAATCCGAAAAAAGCTTTGTCTGACGGGCCGCAATCGTTAACACCGGATCAGTTCGACAAGTTGATGGAAGAATTGGCTGTAATTGGCAAAGTCATGAAACGTTGGCCGCAACCGGTGCCAGTTTTGGCGTAG